From one Bradyrhizobium sp. Ash2021 genomic stretch:
- a CDS encoding aspartate-semialdehyde dehydrogenase — MGYKVALVGATGNVGREMLNILDERKFPADEVVALASRRSVGVEVSYGDRTLKVKALEHYDFSDVDICLMSAGGAVSKEWSPKIGAAGAVVIDNSSAWRMDPDVPLIVPEVNADAVGGFTRKNIIANPNCSTAQLVVALKPLHDKATIKRVVVATYQSVSGAGKDAMDELFSQTKAVYTNSELINKKFPKRIAFNVIPEIDVFMEDGYTKEEWKMMMETKKILDPKIRLTATCVRVPVFVGHSEAVNIEFENPITADEARDILRNAPGCLVIDKHEPGGYVTPYEAAGEDATYISRIREDNTVENGLSLWCVSDNLRKGAALNAVQIAECLINRKLISAKKRAA, encoded by the coding sequence ATGGGTTACAAAGTCGCGCTGGTCGGAGCGACCGGCAATGTCGGGCGGGAAATGCTCAACATTCTCGACGAACGTAAATTCCCCGCCGACGAGGTGGTGGCGCTGGCGTCACGCCGCAGCGTGGGCGTGGAAGTTTCGTATGGCGACCGCACCCTGAAGGTCAAAGCGCTCGAGCATTACGATTTCTCCGACGTCGATATCTGCCTGATGTCGGCGGGCGGCGCGGTGTCGAAGGAATGGTCGCCGAAGATCGGCGCCGCCGGCGCGGTCGTGATCGACAATTCGTCGGCCTGGCGGATGGACCCGGATGTGCCGCTGATCGTGCCCGAAGTGAACGCGGATGCGGTCGGTGGCTTCACCAGGAAGAACATCATCGCCAATCCGAATTGCTCGACCGCGCAGCTCGTTGTCGCGCTGAAGCCGCTGCACGACAAGGCCACCATCAAGCGCGTCGTGGTCGCGACCTATCAGTCGGTCTCGGGCGCCGGCAAGGACGCGATGGACGAACTGTTTTCGCAGACCAAGGCCGTCTATACCAACAGCGAACTGATCAACAAGAAATTCCCCAAGCGTATCGCCTTCAACGTCATCCCCGAGATCGACGTGTTCATGGAGGACGGCTACACCAAGGAAGAGTGGAAGATGATGATGGAGACCAAGAAGATTCTTGATCCCAAAATCAGGCTGACCGCGACCTGCGTGCGGGTGCCGGTGTTCGTCGGCCACTCCGAAGCCGTCAATATCGAATTCGAAAATCCGATCACCGCCGATGAAGCGCGCGACATCCTGCGCAACGCGCCGGGTTGCCTCGTGATCGACAAGCACGAGCCCGGCGGCTACGTCACGCCCTACGAGGCGGCCGGCGAGGACGCGACCTATATCAGCCGCATCCGCGAGGACAATACCGTTGAAAACGGCCTGTCGCTGTGGTGCGTCTCGGACAACCTGCGCAAGGGCGCCGCGCTGAACGCGGTGCAGATCGCCGAATGCCTGATCAACCGCAAGCTGATCAGCGCCAAGAAAAGGGCGGCGTAA